A region of Pyxidicoccus parkwaysis DNA encodes the following proteins:
- a CDS encoding UvrD-helicase domain-containing protein: MSGTPSILALERNLALMAGAGAGKTYSLVTMTLHLLAGARAAGAAVRPSRLCMLTFTDKAAAEMRSRVRQRLDGLAQGDTRQDQEKDLRASLERLDKPFPLPDAWRQLREELGSATVGTFHSLCGQLLRRAPPAVGIDPNFEVLDPLEASGLVEDVCERVVLDALEEGDAQVRELCQELGFSGSGFSDGLVAALVSVFGKLREEGLRAATAAVGNAAEARAELEEEITRCLQLLSEAQGLDVKGEWSRLLGGLERALNGMTAENFGTGERFPWLRACFKADGRNFARLSKGAASPIRELYWRVFGKSDGSVPRLDDAWAAWRSAPFELTFRELLSQVEARHDLELSRRNVFDFTSLLVKSRDLLRDFPEFRRQVQERIGALMVDEFQDTNRLQLELVLLLAEQREGGPRELAQDADLVASLPLEPAFLCAVGDRKQSIYEFRGADVSVFSVLAKKIEDEGGTRGFLQQNHRSVPGLLSFFNRTFAGVLVAADASEPRPFEVVYVPEEDDLSPVRPSLTESPVVERLQLEEADTSADLRWLEADAVARRLRCLLAPGAPATVKREDGEGLRPARGGDVAMLFRTFTHLEAYRQALIRHGVPHRVLRGRGFYGAQEVLDLASLLALLADTEDSLGFAAVLRSPLVGLSDASLFRLAGEQPLSLASPHLTDAKVLESLPERERVRLQRFLGALPALRRERDRLGVRDLLLSALDATGYREALAGSPYAEQASANVEKLLALASRRDERGTGGCVAFARELRMLAEKAPTEAQADLLDAGDPRAVQLLSIHGSKGLEWPIVVVPALGGRRRATSGRAHFERSHGISLRPWVPDSLDTDYTSKRFDAVKAELKAREDAEYRRLLYVALTRARDMLVLSGGAERGAKDSWWHQINARLEDDSELRALVDDLDVDSLPPPADPPPPGPEEMVRAGARVEAALLRVRGGLGEDGEATGSAVASVDAVQDFLACPRRFHYLHRLGLRGTSWPWEVMPRGAPPLVEPEGWLPAESPESLTLRLLRAVDLRLAAAPDVEPAERRAHLESLLREAGALPDEEGMEGVLGTVERFLGTEQAKRMAASPAQAVHRGLPFHLVLEEGAALEGEVDILWESPEGEAVVLSVKSGGRHPVGAAAYTHELAALHLVARRMVREGVPVRVGVVFLGEPHPEPEWLTGAKGLDAAAGRLAGAVRTLARGESRGDWAGRERATCQALHCGFSEHCHPAPGAC; encoded by the coding sequence ATGAGCGGTACACCCTCCATCCTCGCGCTGGAGCGCAACCTGGCCCTGATGGCCGGCGCGGGCGCGGGCAAGACGTACAGCCTGGTGACGATGACGCTGCACCTGCTCGCGGGCGCGCGCGCGGCCGGTGCGGCGGTGCGCCCGTCGCGGCTGTGCATGCTCACGTTCACGGACAAGGCCGCCGCGGAGATGCGCTCGCGCGTGCGGCAGCGCCTGGATGGGCTCGCGCAGGGCGACACGCGGCAGGACCAGGAGAAGGATTTGCGCGCCTCGCTGGAGCGGCTGGACAAGCCCTTCCCGCTGCCGGATGCATGGCGGCAGCTCCGCGAGGAATTGGGCTCGGCCACGGTGGGGACGTTCCACTCGCTCTGCGGGCAGTTGCTGCGCCGCGCGCCTCCGGCGGTGGGCATCGACCCGAACTTCGAGGTGCTGGACCCCTTGGAGGCCTCGGGGCTGGTGGAGGACGTCTGCGAGCGCGTGGTGCTGGACGCGCTCGAAGAGGGTGACGCGCAGGTGCGCGAGCTGTGTCAGGAGTTGGGCTTCTCCGGCTCGGGCTTCTCGGATGGGCTCGTGGCCGCGCTGGTGTCCGTCTTCGGCAAGCTGCGCGAGGAGGGACTGCGCGCCGCCACCGCCGCCGTGGGCAATGCCGCGGAGGCCCGCGCGGAATTGGAGGAAGAGATTACGAGGTGCCTCCAGCTCCTCTCCGAGGCGCAGGGGCTGGACGTGAAGGGCGAGTGGAGCCGGCTGCTCGGCGGGCTGGAGCGCGCGCTGAATGGCATGACGGCGGAGAACTTCGGCACGGGCGAGCGCTTCCCGTGGCTGCGCGCCTGCTTCAAGGCCGACGGGCGCAACTTCGCGCGGCTGAGCAAGGGCGCTGCTTCGCCCATTCGCGAGCTGTACTGGCGCGTCTTCGGCAAGAGCGACGGCTCGGTGCCCCGGCTCGACGACGCGTGGGCCGCGTGGCGCAGCGCCCCCTTCGAGCTCACCTTCCGCGAGCTGCTGTCGCAGGTGGAGGCGCGTCACGATTTGGAGCTCTCGCGGCGCAACGTGTTCGACTTCACCTCGCTGCTCGTGAAGTCGAGAGATTTGCTGCGAGACTTCCCGGAGTTCCGCCGGCAGGTGCAGGAGCGCATCGGCGCGCTGATGGTGGACGAGTTCCAGGACACCAACCGCCTCCAGTTGGAGTTGGTGCTGCTGCTCGCGGAGCAGCGCGAGGGCGGGCCGCGCGAGCTGGCGCAAGACGCGGACCTGGTGGCCTCGTTGCCGTTGGAGCCCGCGTTCCTCTGCGCGGTGGGTGACCGCAAGCAGTCCATCTACGAGTTCCGCGGCGCGGACGTGTCTGTCTTCTCCGTGCTGGCGAAGAAGATTGAGGACGAGGGCGGCACGCGCGGCTTCCTCCAGCAGAACCACCGCTCGGTGCCGGGGCTGCTGTCCTTCTTCAACCGCACCTTCGCCGGAGTGCTCGTCGCCGCCGATGCGAGCGAGCCTCGTCCCTTCGAAGTGGTCTACGTCCCCGAGGAGGACGACCTCTCCCCGGTGCGTCCGTCCCTCACCGAGTCACCGGTGGTGGAGCGGTTGCAATTGGAAGAGGCGGACACGTCGGCGGACCTGCGCTGGCTGGAAGCGGACGCGGTGGCGCGGCGGCTGCGCTGCCTGCTGGCGCCCGGTGCACCCGCCACCGTGAAGCGCGAGGACGGAGAGGGATTGCGTCCCGCGCGCGGTGGCGACGTGGCCATGCTCTTCCGGACCTTCACTCACCTGGAGGCGTACCGGCAGGCGCTCATCCGCCACGGCGTGCCGCACCGGGTGCTGCGCGGGCGCGGCTTCTACGGCGCACAGGAGGTGCTGGACCTGGCCTCGCTGCTGGCGCTGCTCGCGGACACGGAGGACTCGCTCGGCTTCGCGGCGGTGCTGCGCTCGCCGCTGGTGGGGCTGTCGGATGCGTCGCTGTTCCGCCTCGCGGGGGAACAGCCGCTGTCGCTGGCGTCGCCCCATCTGACGGACGCGAAGGTGCTGGAGTCCCTCCCCGAGCGCGAGCGGGTGCGGCTGCAGCGATTCCTCGGCGCACTGCCCGCGCTGCGCCGTGAGAGGGACAGGCTGGGCGTGCGCGACCTGTTGCTTTCGGCGCTCGACGCGACGGGCTACCGCGAGGCGCTGGCGGGCTCGCCCTACGCGGAGCAGGCGAGCGCCAACGTGGAGAAGTTGCTCGCGCTCGCGTCGCGTCGCGATGAGCGCGGCACGGGTGGCTGCGTGGCGTTCGCGCGCGAGTTGCGCATGTTGGCGGAGAAGGCACCCACCGAGGCACAGGCGGACCTGCTGGACGCGGGCGACCCCCGCGCGGTGCAGTTGCTCTCCATCCACGGCTCGAAGGGCCTGGAGTGGCCCATCGTCGTGGTGCCTGCGCTCGGCGGGAGGCGGCGTGCCACCAGCGGTCGAGCGCACTTCGAGCGCTCGCACGGAATCTCCCTGCGGCCGTGGGTGCCGGACTCGCTGGACACCGACTACACCTCCAAGCGCTTCGACGCGGTGAAGGCGGAGCTCAAGGCGCGCGAGGACGCCGAGTACCGCCGCCTCCTCTACGTGGCCCTCACGCGCGCCCGGGACATGCTGGTGTTGTCGGGCGGCGCGGAGCGCGGTGCCAAGGACTCGTGGTGGCATCAAATCAACGCGCGGCTGGAGGACGACTCGGAGCTGCGCGCGCTGGTTGACGATTTGGACGTGGATTCACTTCCACCGCCCGCGGACCCGCCGCCTCCGGGCCCCGAGGAGATGGTTCGCGCCGGGGCCCGCGTGGAGGCCGCGCTGCTGCGGGTGCGCGGTGGGCTCGGCGAGGACGGCGAGGCGACGGGCTCGGCGGTGGCGTCCGTGGACGCGGTGCAGGACTTCCTCGCGTGCCCGCGGCGCTTCCACTACCTGCATCGGCTCGGACTGCGCGGCACCTCATGGCCCTGGGAGGTGATGCCCCGGGGAGCGCCGCCGCTGGTGGAGCCCGAGGGATGGCTGCCCGCCGAGAGTCCGGAGAGCCTGACGCTGCGCCTGCTGCGCGCCGTGGACCTGCGGCTCGCGGCGGCCCCGGACGTGGAGCCTGCGGAGCGGCGTGCCCACCTGGAGTCGCTGCTGCGAGAAGCAGGCGCGCTCCCGGACGAAGAAGGCATGGAGGGCGTGCTGGGCACCGTGGAGCGCTTCCTCGGCACGGAGCAGGCGAAGCGCATGGCCGCGTCGCCCGCGCAGGCCGTCCACCGGGGCCTGCCCTTCCACCTGGTGCTGGAGGAGGGGGCTGCCCTGGAGGGCGAGGTGGACATCCTCTGGGAGTCACCCGAGGGCGAGGCGGTGGTGCTGTCCGTCAAGTCCGGCGGGCGACATCCGGTGGGCGCGGCGGCCTACACGCATGAGTTGGCGGCGCTGCACCTGGTCGCGCGGCGCATGGTGCGTGAAGGGGTGCCGGTGCGGGTGGGAGTGGTCTTCCTGGGCGAGCCTCACCCGGAGCCCGAGTGGCTGACAGGCGCGAAGGGGCTGGATGCGGCCGCGGGGCGGCTGGCCGGGGCCGTCCGGACACTGGCGCGTGGGGAGTCCCGGGGGGACTGGGCGGGGCGGGAGAGGGCGACCTGCCAGGCTCTGCATTGTGGCTTCTCGGAACACTGTCACCCGGCCCCCGGCGCGTGCTAA